One genomic window of Legionella jordanis includes the following:
- a CDS encoding nitric-oxide reductase large subunit, with the protein MDTKTAGTSTIQANDQVSFVLKWILLLTAVGCFAVLIWGTFKTYELAPPLPKQFLAPTGEIIMTGNDIVAGKAGFQRADLMDYGSIYGMGSYFGEDYTAKYLVRLGGLVENELALTRFGKNFASLSEGDQYVTRKTMQNILHTINLEQDTAVLPMPVAKAVRQLQIEISKELLTHDLQRGYVQAYSLNEQTALQTADFLIYSSLTTIAHRPGKNFSYTNNWPYEPTVGNAPTNSTFYWTWISFCFVFLGFGVVLYIYHRYLSDVNIGVMEPIFLEFRPLTPSQKKVGQYFVTAALVLLLQILVGSIMAHYYAERGGFYGININAFLPFNFLRDVHTQTPIVWIGISWISAAIFLAPIISGREASGQGYLVDILFWVTLFIVFGALVGNYLGIMGYIDRSWFWLGNQGLSYIQLGRLWQIGFCIGLFLWSFIVFRGMWPTWAGLKRATIEFWTGKIHLEHLFWASTINVAVLYCFGMIPLTGIEKSFTITDFWRWWVVHLWVEQSFEFFATCSTAYLLMGTGLVTRGLAERTVLFESILIFLGGVIGTGHHWYWTGGPDMWVPLGTMFSFIEVLPLVLLIIDAIEQRQLIKKRGEFTYNLAYLYILGAAFWNFVGAGVFGGGTLNAPLINYYEHGTFLSLNHAHTALFGAFGLLALGLIYFCLRYAAGNQLTWNDRPGVWAFWLYNAGLLLWIFLNFFPVGWAQLMDVYVHGVAHARSLEFYNSTLLWQWLRAPGDIVFAIGALIMAYDFLIKITPFFPRIRRRKFMDGAAVD; encoded by the coding sequence ATGGATACAAAAACCGCAGGAACAAGTACTATCCAAGCCAATGATCAAGTGTCTTTCGTGCTGAAATGGATTCTTTTGCTTACGGCTGTAGGGTGCTTTGCCGTGCTTATCTGGGGAACGTTCAAGACCTACGAGTTAGCACCACCCCTTCCTAAACAATTCCTAGCTCCCACCGGCGAGATAATCATGACCGGGAATGATATCGTAGCCGGAAAAGCTGGATTCCAGCGAGCGGATCTAATGGATTATGGAAGCATATACGGTATGGGCTCTTATTTTGGTGAGGATTACACCGCAAAATACCTTGTTCGTTTGGGAGGGCTGGTTGAAAACGAACTGGCGCTTACCCGGTTTGGAAAAAATTTTGCAAGCCTATCAGAGGGCGATCAATATGTCACCCGCAAAACCATGCAAAATATCTTGCATACAATTAATTTGGAGCAGGATACTGCAGTATTACCTATGCCTGTTGCAAAAGCTGTCAGGCAATTGCAAATTGAGATTTCTAAAGAACTGTTGACACATGATTTGCAGCGGGGCTATGTGCAGGCGTATAGCCTGAATGAGCAAACTGCCTTGCAAACTGCAGATTTCCTAATTTATTCATCATTAACGACCATAGCGCATCGGCCGGGTAAAAATTTCTCCTACACCAATAACTGGCCCTATGAACCGACTGTAGGTAATGCACCTACCAATAGTACTTTTTATTGGACCTGGATTTCATTTTGCTTTGTTTTTTTGGGCTTTGGCGTGGTGTTATATATTTATCACCGCTATCTAAGCGACGTAAATATTGGCGTCATGGAGCCCATTTTCCTCGAATTCCGTCCGCTGACCCCGAGTCAAAAAAAAGTAGGGCAATATTTTGTTACAGCAGCTCTTGTTTTGTTGCTGCAAATTCTGGTGGGTTCAATAATGGCTCATTACTACGCGGAGCGTGGGGGCTTTTATGGCATTAACATCAATGCCTTTCTTCCTTTTAATTTTCTTCGGGATGTTCACACCCAAACTCCTATCGTTTGGATAGGCATTTCCTGGATTAGTGCCGCCATTTTTCTGGCGCCAATAATTAGTGGTCGTGAGGCTTCTGGGCAGGGGTATCTGGTTGATATCTTATTTTGGGTTACGCTTTTTATCGTCTTTGGAGCCCTTGTTGGAAACTATTTAGGGATAATGGGATATATTGATAGAAGCTGGTTTTGGTTAGGAAATCAGGGACTATCTTATATTCAATTAGGCAGACTTTGGCAAATTGGCTTTTGCATTGGCCTATTTCTTTGGAGCTTCATTGTTTTCAGGGGGATGTGGCCGACATGGGCTGGTTTAAAGAGAGCAACCATTGAATTTTGGACTGGGAAAATTCATTTAGAGCATTTGTTTTGGGCGAGCACCATCAATGTAGCTGTTCTCTACTGTTTTGGAATGATCCCACTCACCGGCATTGAGAAATCATTTACTATAACGGATTTTTGGCGTTGGTGGGTTGTTCACCTTTGGGTTGAGCAGTCTTTTGAGTTTTTTGCCACGTGCTCAACAGCTTATTTACTGATGGGAACAGGTTTGGTCACCAGAGGCTTGGCTGAACGTACTGTTCTTTTTGAATCCATCCTCATTTTTCTCGGAGGAGTTATTGGTACAGGTCATCACTGGTACTGGACGGGCGGCCCAGACATGTGGGTCCCACTTGGAACCATGTTTTCTTTTATTGAAGTGTTGCCGCTTGTGTTATTGATTATAGATGCCATTGAGCAGCGTCAATTGATTAAGAAACGAGGAGAATTCACCTATAACCTGGCTTATTTATATATTTTAGGCGCTGCTTTCTGGAATTTTGTGGGAGCAGGTGTATTTGGTGGCGGCACGCTCAATGCGCCACTCATTAATTATTATGAACATGGTACTTTTTTAAGTTTAAACCATGCCCACACAGCTTTGTTCGGTGCGTTTGGACTATTAGCGCTAGGATTGATTTATTTTTGCTTACGCTACGCTGCGGGCAATCAACTTACCTGGAATGACAGACCTGGAGTTTGGGCCTTTTGGCTTTACAATGCCGGGCTTCTTCTATGGATTTTCCTTAATTTTTTCCCGGTCGGCTGGGCGCAACTAATGGATGTATATGTACATGGCGTTGCTCATGCACGAAGTCTTGAATTTTATAATTCCACTTTATTATGGCAATGGTTAAGAGCTCCGGGGGATATCGTGTTTGCAATTGGGGCTCTAATCATGGCTTATGATTTTCTGATAAAAATAACACCGTTTTTCCCAAGAATTAGGCGACGGAAATTCATGGATGGTGCTGCGGTTGATTAG